The proteins below come from a single Zhouia spongiae genomic window:
- the bioB gene encoding biotin synthase BioB, which produces MTENRHNWTKEEILEIYNKPLMELLYQAATVHREHHDPNVVQVSTLLSIKTGGCPEDCGYCPQAARYHTKVEGNDLMSVQQVKAQALRAKESGSSRVCMGAAWRNVKDGPEFEEVLEMVRTINKLDMEVCCTLGMLTENQAKRLAEAGLYAYNHNLDTSEEYYKEVISTRGYEDRLQTIDNVRKTNVTVCSGGIIGMGEKLEDRAGMLVSLSTLNPHPESVPINALVAVEGTPMEEQEPVEIWDMVRMVATARIVMPETQVRLSAGRTQMSREGQAMCFFAGANSIFAGDKLLTTPNPDVNEDMQMFGKLGLNPQKPFTKKVQPQTTEAVDSVYQALGEKPAWSRPGHTIEKNEEAKTKAKLAKADE; this is translated from the coding sequence ATGACTGAGAACAGACACAACTGGACGAAAGAAGAGATATTAGAAATATATAACAAGCCTTTAATGGAGCTGCTTTACCAGGCAGCAACCGTGCACAGAGAACATCATGACCCTAATGTGGTACAGGTATCTACCTTATTATCCATAAAAACCGGAGGATGTCCTGAAGACTGTGGATATTGTCCGCAGGCAGCACGATACCACACCAAAGTAGAAGGAAATGACCTGATGTCTGTTCAGCAGGTTAAAGCACAGGCACTGCGAGCCAAAGAGAGTGGGAGCTCAAGAGTTTGCATGGGAGCTGCATGGAGAAATGTCAAAGATGGCCCTGAATTCGAGGAGGTACTGGAAATGGTACGTACGATCAACAAACTCGATATGGAAGTGTGTTGTACCTTGGGTATGCTTACAGAAAATCAGGCAAAAAGACTGGCCGAAGCTGGTTTATATGCCTATAATCATAATCTGGATACCTCTGAAGAATATTATAAAGAAGTAATATCTACAAGAGGTTACGAAGACCGTTTACAAACGATAGATAATGTTAGAAAAACGAACGTAACCGTATGTAGTGGCGGGATTATCGGAATGGGTGAAAAGCTGGAAGACAGGGCAGGAATGTTGGTGTCGTTATCTACGTTAAATCCCCACCCTGAATCTGTGCCGATCAATGCGTTGGTTGCGGTTGAAGGAACACCCATGGAAGAGCAGGAACCTGTAGAAATATGGGATATGGTACGTATGGTGGCTACGGCACGTATCGTAATGCCGGAAACTCAGGTAAGACTTTCAGCAGGACGTACCCAAATGAGCCGTGAAGGACAAGCCATGTGTTTCTTTGCCGGAGCAAATTCAATTTTTGCAGGAGACAAATTATTAACAACACCAAACCCCGATGTTAATGAAGACATGCAGATGTTCGGGAAGTTAGGACTGAATCCGCAAAAACCATTTACGAAGAAAGTCCAGCCCCAGACGACAGAGGCTGTAGATTCAGTGTATCAGGCATTGGGAGAGAAACCGGCATGGAGTCGTCCGGGACACACCATCGAAAAAAATGAAGAGGCCAAAACCAAAGCCAAGCTTGCCAAGGCAGACGAATAA
- a CDS encoding cupin-like domain-containing protein, translating to MRLKEIPRVKTISKEDFIENYLKPQKPVVIEQLTSDWEAYDKWSLQYMAEVAGDKTVPLYDDRPVDYKDGFNEPHARMKMAEYVNLLQKEPTNYRIFLYNLMKEVPQLQKDFQWPDIGLRLVKQLPMLFFGGENSRVFMHFDIDYSNILHFHFHGKKRCVILPPDQSKYLYKIPHALISREDIDFDHPDYDKWPALKHAEGYVADLKHGEMLYMPEGYWHYMKYLTPGFSMSLRAFPRKFSNLAKAAYNVLVMRHYDNLMRRWKGQEWIDHKNEQAVVKTHEKLGIKPV from the coding sequence ATGAGGTTAAAAGAGATCCCCAGGGTTAAAACAATAAGTAAAGAAGATTTTATCGAAAACTATCTAAAGCCTCAGAAGCCGGTAGTTATCGAACAGCTTACATCCGATTGGGAAGCGTACGATAAATGGAGCCTTCAGTATATGGCTGAGGTAGCCGGTGATAAAACTGTGCCTTTGTACGATGATCGCCCGGTAGATTATAAAGATGGTTTTAATGAGCCTCACGCCAGAATGAAGATGGCCGAGTATGTAAACCTGCTTCAGAAAGAACCTACTAATTATCGCATCTTTTTGTACAACCTAATGAAAGAGGTGCCTCAGTTGCAAAAAGATTTTCAATGGCCTGATATAGGGTTGCGATTGGTAAAGCAATTGCCGATGCTCTTCTTTGGAGGAGAAAACAGTAGGGTGTTCATGCATTTCGATATCGATTATTCGAATATATTACACTTCCATTTCCACGGGAAGAAAAGGTGTGTCATTTTACCACCTGATCAGAGTAAATACCTCTATAAAATACCTCATGCACTTATATCGAGAGAAGATATAGATTTTGATCATCCTGATTACGATAAATGGCCGGCTTTAAAACATGCCGAAGGTTATGTGGCCGATTTAAAACACGGGGAAATGCTATATATGCCGGAAGGTTACTGGCATTATATGAAATACCTGACTCCGGGATTTTCCATGAGCTTACGGGCGTTCCCAAGAAAATTTTCGAATCTGGCAAAAGCAGCATATAACGTGCTTGTAATGCGTCATTATGACAATTTGATGCGTAGATGGAAAGGACAGGAATGGATTGATCATAAAAATGAACAGGCGGTTGTCAAAACCCACGAAAAACTGGGGATAAAACCTGTCTAG
- a CDS encoding DUF4287 domain-containing protein, which yields MDKALQTMIDNMPEKTGKPLDEWKSVLKGQSFAKHSEAVNYLKKEHGVTHGYANTIVMLSKEDNESGSDPVANQYKGKEALFPIYQKILNVVEGFGSDVTIIPKKTTVSIIRRIQFALIKPATKTRIDLGLKIKGKPTTDRLEDSGPFGTMCTHRVKLSDVTEIDEELIAWLKEAYQKAE from the coding sequence ATGGATAAAGCACTTCAGACTATGATTGATAATATGCCTGAAAAAACAGGTAAGCCCTTAGATGAATGGAAATCAGTTCTGAAAGGACAATCTTTTGCAAAGCATTCTGAAGCCGTTAATTACCTTAAAAAAGAACATGGTGTAACCCATGGATATGCTAATACCATCGTAATGCTTTCTAAAGAGGATAATGAATCCGGATCCGATCCGGTAGCGAATCAATATAAAGGAAAAGAAGCGTTGTTTCCCATATACCAAAAGATATTAAATGTGGTAGAAGGTTTTGGCAGCGATGTGACCATAATCCCTAAGAAGACAACCGTAAGTATTATAAGGAGAATCCAGTTTGCATTAATTAAGCCGGCGACAAAGACCAGAATAGATTTAGGGTTGAAAATAAAAGGCAAGCCAACCACAGATCGTTTAGAAGATTCAGGGCCATTCGGAACCATGTGTACACACAGGGTAAAGCTCTCTGATGTAACCGAAATTGATGAGGAGCTCATAGCGTGGTTAAAAGAAGCATATCAGAAAGCTGAATGA
- a CDS encoding RluA family pseudouridine synthase, protein MPDITEIHTVPSQVAPERLQEYGVGVFYTLPTKSALKKALKKEYITVNGVTASTATIIRGGEIVRLCVPEEKKQLKQLVFPLKVLFEDEYLALIHKPAGILVSGNSFYTIANALVQNLRPSNQADAAKPQPVHRLDYATTGILLVGKTSGCIRALNKMFEDKEVKKTYYAVAIGLMEKEGTITTPVDAKEAVSFFKVIRTVESPRFNKLNLVQLDPKTGRRHQLRKHLHSIGSPILGDKEYYLKDLVLNGKGVYLHAYALKFMHPVTKEPIEIIDPLPGKFQKIFPDQTN, encoded by the coding sequence ATGCCAGATATAACAGAAATACATACGGTTCCATCACAAGTCGCTCCGGAGCGGTTACAAGAATACGGGGTGGGTGTTTTTTATACGCTACCTACCAAATCTGCGTTAAAAAAAGCATTAAAAAAAGAATATATTACTGTAAATGGGGTCACGGCCAGTACCGCAACTATCATAAGAGGAGGAGAAATCGTCCGGTTATGTGTACCCGAAGAAAAGAAGCAGCTCAAACAGCTCGTTTTCCCTCTGAAAGTTCTTTTTGAAGATGAATACCTGGCACTTATTCATAAACCTGCAGGAATCTTGGTAAGTGGAAATAGTTTTTATACCATAGCCAATGCTCTGGTGCAAAACCTCAGGCCGAGTAACCAGGCCGATGCGGCAAAACCGCAGCCTGTGCACCGGTTAGACTATGCTACTACCGGTATTTTATTAGTAGGAAAGACGAGCGGTTGTATCCGGGCTTTAAATAAAATGTTTGAAGATAAAGAGGTAAAGAAAACTTATTATGCTGTCGCTATCGGATTAATGGAAAAAGAAGGAACCATAACTACTCCGGTCGACGCTAAAGAAGCAGTATCTTTTTTTAAAGTAATTCGAACAGTTGAATCCCCCAGGTTTAACAAGTTGAATTTGGTGCAGTTAGACCCAAAAACAGGGAGGAGACATCAGCTGAGGAAACATCTTCACAGTATAGGCTCCCCTATTTTAGGAGATAAAGAGTACTACTTAAAGGACCTGGTTTTGAATGGGAAAGGGGTTTATTTACACGCGTATGCTTTAAAATTTATGCATCCCGTCACAAAAGAACCCATAGAAATCATCGATCCGCTCCCCGGAAAGTTTCAAAAAATATTTCCGGATCAAACAAATTAG
- a CDS encoding DUF6892 domain-containing protein: MIQLELSENSFLINGRDFSFPFSITELQEALGKYDKKTTTKYSIIYTWHNLGIQAYVKEGQTIEGLSLDLVKENYKFSPEHTFNGSFLFNDEEIIGYYKKNKNQRVKLFKGDTSGALVQNGIAVWFSCGIDDKTLIEGLSVKPYKYLEEEKVAGDKYLIKELDEEIIEFEDFGFKISVIQELMYCQDKLQPKFDLYEFVDWYDKRDIDIEEEGYDPIPEVTQYFRDLPIPKRLASDITEINQDGGNDIYLNLVRFAEGWEDYWDIETAKDAEKFPNLKKVTLCYASDNVFEEFEALGIKAEEL; the protein is encoded by the coding sequence ATGATACAATTAGAGTTATCAGAAAATAGTTTCCTTATTAATGGAAGAGATTTTAGTTTTCCTTTCAGTATTACAGAACTTCAGGAAGCTCTGGGTAAGTACGATAAAAAAACAACTACCAAATACAGCATTATTTACACCTGGCATAATCTGGGAATTCAGGCATACGTGAAGGAAGGGCAAACAATAGAAGGCCTGTCGCTGGATCTTGTAAAGGAAAATTATAAATTTAGTCCGGAGCATACCTTCAACGGTTCATTTTTATTTAATGATGAAGAAATAATAGGCTATTACAAAAAAAATAAAAATCAAAGAGTAAAGCTTTTTAAAGGGGACACTTCCGGGGCATTGGTACAAAATGGTATCGCAGTGTGGTTCTCATGTGGTATAGATGATAAGACGCTTATAGAAGGACTTTCTGTAAAACCGTATAAGTATCTGGAAGAAGAAAAAGTGGCCGGCGACAAATACCTGATAAAAGAATTGGATGAAGAGATTATCGAGTTCGAAGACTTTGGGTTTAAAATATCCGTTATTCAGGAGTTGATGTATTGCCAGGATAAGCTACAGCCGAAATTCGATTTATACGAATTTGTGGATTGGTATGATAAAAGAGACATCGATATCGAAGAAGAAGGGTATGATCCGATTCCGGAGGTAACTCAATATTTCAGAGACCTGCCAATACCTAAAAGACTGGCATCAGATATAACAGAAATCAATCAGGATGGAGGTAACGACATCTATTTAAATCTGGTCCGGTTTGCTGAAGGATGGGAAGACTACTGGGATATAGAAACAGCCAAAGATGCTGAAAAGTTTCCTAACCTGAAGAAGGTAACATTGTGCTATGCTTCAGATAATGTTTTTGAAGAGTTTGAGGCATTAGGAATCAAAGCAGAGGAGTTGTAA
- a CDS encoding tetratricopeptide repeat-containing sensor histidine kinase translates to MKQKQALSIIVMFLCAATLFAQQTIDEVYRSIKQEVLQTPSLSHSKKIDALLEQKKLSVYDQGRFYFIKGLNYNILNQSERSVLPYRKAIEKLAQTTHYELESKARLNLSGVYTDLKQFTRATTQILTVEELAKAHNDSLLQAKVYEYLSNLLYVQGNTFESLGQLKAAADIYERQSDSVTLSRLYNNMAVLNKNMGMFEDAIAFNNKSLTLSIALKDKEAIAESYNNLGVNYENMYNWNNEVSYLKRAIQHYEKSAKIKRQLPYTKNTSLTNLANLYAKLDAHKEAEKYYEEVIAEGEKKNHLETLGEVYHFKLNDALNSGNIKEARYYLKKLDSVQGVSKKAQQEDFQSMMQNQFDLFDARNEQKQKEQALAEEKEKRQWVEKVHARTVVIFIVVIVLIAFILLYLVQYFKNNKLKGEREKIMLEQRILRSQMNPHFIFNVLSSIQNTLLENNPLQSASQISRFAKLIRQNFDFTNKEKITLEEDLSALTNYIETQKLRFADKFDYQIDVDDQIDIAEVEIPPMLIQPIVENAIEHGLKPKKEKGCLSIRIQARGNKLVFSIMDNGIGFRDKNKDGKVHSLGVLKTRLQLLGCKDENSLQITTPKAHSGTIVKFELTVL, encoded by the coding sequence ATGAAACAAAAACAAGCTTTAAGTATTATCGTGATGTTTTTATGTGCGGCTACACTGTTTGCCCAACAAACGATTGATGAGGTGTACCGGAGCATAAAGCAGGAGGTTTTACAAACGCCTTCATTGTCCCACAGTAAGAAAATAGACGCTTTGCTGGAGCAAAAAAAGCTCTCAGTCTATGATCAGGGAAGGTTTTATTTTATAAAAGGCCTTAATTATAACATCCTCAATCAATCAGAAAGGAGTGTGTTACCTTACAGGAAGGCCATTGAAAAGCTTGCGCAGACAACGCACTATGAACTGGAAAGCAAAGCTCGTCTAAACCTATCCGGAGTATATACCGATCTAAAACAGTTTACCAGGGCCACGACCCAGATATTAACCGTAGAAGAGCTGGCCAAAGCGCATAACGATAGTTTATTGCAGGCAAAGGTGTATGAATACCTCTCGAACTTGCTCTATGTGCAGGGGAATACTTTCGAGTCGCTGGGGCAGCTGAAGGCCGCCGCCGATATTTACGAGCGTCAGAGCGATAGTGTTACTTTATCAAGGCTATATAATAATATGGCAGTTTTAAATAAGAATATGGGGATGTTTGAAGATGCCATCGCATTCAATAATAAATCACTGACATTAAGTATTGCTTTAAAAGACAAGGAAGCCATTGCCGAATCGTACAATAATCTTGGGGTTAATTACGAGAACATGTACAACTGGAATAATGAGGTGTCGTATCTGAAAAGGGCTATACAACACTACGAGAAATCAGCTAAAATAAAAAGACAGTTACCCTACACCAAAAATACAAGTCTGACCAATCTGGCCAACCTTTATGCCAAGTTAGATGCCCATAAGGAAGCCGAGAAGTACTACGAGGAAGTTATAGCTGAGGGTGAAAAGAAGAACCATCTTGAAACTCTCGGTGAAGTATATCATTTTAAACTCAACGATGCCCTGAATTCCGGAAATATAAAAGAGGCACGGTATTATTTAAAGAAACTTGACTCCGTGCAAGGCGTATCTAAAAAAGCACAACAGGAAGATTTTCAGAGCATGATGCAAAATCAGTTCGATCTCTTCGATGCACGGAATGAGCAAAAACAAAAAGAACAGGCCCTGGCAGAAGAAAAAGAAAAACGACAGTGGGTAGAGAAAGTACACGCTCGTACTGTTGTAATTTTTATAGTTGTCATTGTATTGATCGCTTTTATTTTACTATACCTGGTTCAGTATTTTAAAAACAATAAACTGAAAGGAGAAAGGGAAAAAATAATGCTGGAACAGCGGATACTGCGTTCACAGATGAATCCACATTTTATCTTTAATGTGCTTTCTTCAATTCAGAACACCTTGCTGGAAAACAACCCTTTACAATCTGCTTCCCAAATATCACGCTTCGCTAAACTTATCAGGCAAAATTTTGATTTCACCAATAAAGAAAAAATAACGCTGGAAGAAGATCTTAGTGCGCTGACTAATTATATAGAAACACAAAAATTGAGATTTGCAGATAAATTTGATTACCAAATTGATGTAGACGACCAGATTGATATAGCCGAAGTGGAAATTCCTCCCATGTTGATACAGCCTATAGTAGAAAATGCCATAGAACACGGACTGAAACCCAAAAAAGAAAAAGGATGTTTATCGATCAGGATTCAGGCAAGAGGCAACAAGCTTGTATTTTCCATCATGGATAACGGTATCGGGTTCAGAGATAAAAACAAAGACGGAAAGGTTCACTCATTAGGTGTTTTAAAGACCCGATTACAACTACTGGGGTGTAAAGACGAAAATTCCTTGCAGATAACCACGCCAAAGGCTCACTCAGGCACTATAGTTAAATTTGAATTGACAGTTTTATGA
- a CDS encoding LytR/AlgR family response regulator transcription factor, giving the protein MIRIVIVEDEQSSRAALKSMLKLLFKDVEVIGEFPSIKEAAFFLEHNQVDLVFLDIELEDGNSLQLLRKLDRINFHIIFITAFSRYAIEAIKFSALDYLLKPIDPGELKEAVENALRRIESEEENRRLLATLEENHKRLRKIVVKTTDNTHFIAVDDIIYLKSDGSYTNIITVTKNILASRHLKYFAGILSNCNYIRTHQSYLVNPNHIEFIEKTGTLQLSNKDVVPVATRKRAEILKEIKSHINP; this is encoded by the coding sequence ATGATACGAATAGTAATAGTAGAAGACGAACAAAGCTCAAGGGCAGCATTAAAAAGCATGCTTAAACTGTTGTTTAAGGACGTTGAGGTAATAGGAGAGTTCCCCTCCATAAAAGAAGCGGCTTTTTTTTTAGAACACAATCAGGTAGATCTGGTTTTTCTGGATATAGAACTGGAAGACGGCAATAGTTTGCAATTATTGCGTAAACTGGATCGGATTAACTTTCATATTATATTTATAACGGCATTTAGCCGGTATGCTATAGAAGCCATTAAGTTCAGTGCACTGGACTATTTGTTAAAACCGATAGATCCCGGCGAACTTAAAGAAGCGGTAGAAAATGCACTGCGACGGATTGAAAGCGAGGAAGAGAACCGAAGGCTTCTCGCGACCCTCGAGGAAAACCATAAAAGGCTCAGGAAAATTGTTGTAAAGACAACAGATAATACCCATTTCATTGCCGTTGATGATATTATTTACCTTAAGTCGGATGGTTCGTATACAAATATTATTACGGTTACTAAAAATATTTTAGCATCCAGGCACCTGAAATACTTTGCCGGAATATTAAGTAACTGTAATTATATAAGAACCCACCAATCGTATCTGGTGAACCCGAACCATATCGAATTTATAGAAAAAACAGGAACATTGCAGTTAAGCAATAAAGATGTCGTGCCTGTCGCCACAAGAAAACGCGCTGAAATACTCAAAGAGATAAAAAGCCATATCAATCCGTAA
- a CDS encoding 2-hydroxyacid dehydrogenase → MRVLHVDSNHPLLVEQLKSLGFQNDEDYTSSKEAVEAKIGQYEGMIIRSRFPVDKQFIDKAVKLKFIGRVGAGLENIDCEYAESKGIKLIAAPEGNRNAVGEHALGMILSLMNHFKRSGNEVSKGVWKREENRGVELDGKTVGIIGYGNMGKAFAKKLRGFDVEVLCYDILENVADENARQASLEELQQKADVVSLHTPQTPETQKMINAAFIKAFKKNFWFINTARGKSVVTADLVEALKSGKIIGAGLDVLEYEKASFEDMFTDNTLPEPFEYLIRAENVILTPHIAGWTIESNEKLARTIVDKIKVFFS, encoded by the coding sequence ATGAGAGTACTTCACGTAGACAGCAACCATCCATTGCTGGTAGAGCAATTAAAAAGTCTCGGTTTTCAGAATGACGAAGACTATACTTCATCGAAAGAAGCTGTAGAAGCAAAAATAGGCCAATATGAAGGAATGATCATACGAAGTCGCTTCCCGGTTGACAAACAATTTATCGATAAAGCCGTTAAGCTGAAGTTTATCGGAAGAGTCGGAGCCGGACTTGAAAATATAGATTGTGAGTATGCTGAAAGTAAAGGAATAAAGCTTATAGCTGCCCCGGAAGGAAACAGGAATGCAGTAGGGGAACACGCATTGGGGATGATACTCTCGCTTATGAACCACTTTAAGCGTTCCGGCAATGAGGTCTCAAAGGGTGTCTGGAAACGGGAAGAGAACCGTGGCGTAGAACTCGACGGAAAGACTGTAGGGATTATAGGTTATGGAAATATGGGGAAGGCCTTTGCTAAAAAACTCAGGGGATTTGATGTTGAGGTATTGTGTTATGATATTCTTGAAAATGTGGCCGATGAAAATGCGCGACAAGCATCGTTGGAAGAATTGCAACAGAAAGCAGATGTGGTAAGTTTACATACCCCGCAAACGCCTGAAACCCAAAAAATGATCAATGCAGCATTTATAAAAGCATTTAAAAAGAACTTCTGGTTTATAAATACAGCCAGAGGGAAGAGCGTTGTAACTGCCGATCTGGTGGAAGCGCTGAAAAGCGGGAAAATTATAGGAGCCGGACTGGATGTGCTAGAATACGAAAAAGCATCATTTGAAGATATGTTCACTGACAATACGCTCCCCGAGCCATTTGAATATTTGATCCGGGCAGAAAATGTGATCCTTACGCCTCATATTGCCGGTTGGACTATAGAAAGCAACGAAAAGCTGGCCCGGACCATAGTCGATAAAATAAAAGTATTTTTTTCTTAA
- a CDS encoding DUF1801 domain-containing protein codes for MQYKASTTQEYIDQLPEERKEVIQKLLKTIRDNIPEGFEETIGYGMIGFVVPHSLYPAGYHCDPGLPLPFLNIASQKHFVALYHSGIYADKEMHDWFVGEYPKHCKTKLDMGKSCVRFKKPDDIPYELIAELLTKLTPGEWIALYEKNIKR; via the coding sequence ATGCAATACAAAGCCAGCACCACCCAGGAATACATAGACCAGCTTCCGGAAGAACGAAAGGAAGTCATTCAAAAATTATTGAAAACCATTCGGGACAATATCCCTGAGGGTTTTGAAGAGACTATCGGCTATGGAATGATTGGTTTTGTAGTGCCTCATAGTTTATATCCTGCAGGTTATCATTGCGATCCCGGGTTGCCGTTGCCCTTTTTAAATATTGCTTCCCAGAAACACTTTGTAGCCTTGTATCACAGCGGGATATATGCCGATAAAGAAATGCACGATTGGTTTGTTGGAGAATATCCGAAACATTGTAAAACAAAGTTAGATATGGGGAAGAGCTGTGTGCGGTTTAAAAAGCCGGATGATATACCGTATGAACTGATAGCCGAGCTGTTAACCAAACTTACGCCCGGGGAATGGATTGCATTGTATGAGAAAAATATAAAACGATAG
- a CDS encoding VOC family protein, translating to MKKRVTGIGGFFFKADDPDNLKHWYKERLGIPTDQYGWSFTWRKDDTPNERAITQWSPFDAATDYFKPSQKQFMFNFRVENLEQLLEVLKEEGVTVVGEIESYSYGKFGWVLDPEGNKIELWEPIDETLL from the coding sequence ATGAAAAAACGTGTAACAGGCATAGGGGGCTTCTTTTTTAAAGCGGACGACCCTGATAATTTGAAGCATTGGTATAAAGAACGTTTAGGGATTCCGACAGATCAATACGGCTGGTCATTTACATGGCGAAAAGACGATACCCCCAACGAAAGGGCAATAACACAGTGGAGTCCGTTCGATGCGGCCACCGATTACTTTAAGCCGAGTCAAAAGCAGTTCATGTTCAATTTCAGGGTAGAAAATCTAGAACAGCTGCTTGAGGTACTTAAGGAAGAAGGCGTAACAGTGGTGGGAGAAATTGAGTCTTATAGCTATGGTAAGTTTGGATGGGTATTGGATCCCGAAGGAAATAAAATTGAGCTTTGGGAACCAATCGACGAAACCTTATTGTAG
- a CDS encoding TM2 domain-containing protein, whose product MSEDHKDFGEKAKEFAHEATEGAKETAKEFTEGVKDTLGQDNKKLLAGILAIVLGALGVHKFILGYNKEGIIMLVITIILGAITCGILASLMGIVGLIEGIIYLTKSDEEFYQTYQVGKRPWF is encoded by the coding sequence ATGAGTGAAGATCATAAAGACTTCGGGGAAAAAGCCAAAGAATTTGCTCACGAAGCGACAGAAGGGGCTAAAGAAACAGCCAAAGAATTTACAGAAGGAGTTAAAGATACTCTAGGACAAGATAACAAGAAGTTGCTTGCCGGTATTCTGGCTATAGTTTTAGGGGCATTAGGGGTTCATAAATTTATCCTTGGCTATAATAAAGAGGGGATAATAATGCTTGTCATTACAATCATATTAGGGGCGATAACCTGCGGGATACTTGCATCTTTAATGGGAATAGTAGGACTGATAGAAGGGATTATCTATTTAACGAAATCGGATGAGGAGTTCTATCAAACCTATCAGGTAGGTAAAAGACCTTGGTTCTAA
- a CDS encoding ArsR/SmtB family transcription factor → MGFTKSVIHTIAQNELAKVFKALSHPARIAIMEYISENPGCICTDLVQTMELAQSTISQHLNELKAANLLEGEIRGKKMCYTINLDKWYGTKQLINDYFISTSK, encoded by the coding sequence ATGGGGTTTACAAAAAGTGTCATACATACCATAGCACAAAACGAGCTGGCAAAAGTGTTTAAGGCTTTAAGTCATCCGGCAAGAATAGCGATTATGGAGTATATAAGTGAAAACCCGGGCTGTATATGTACCGATCTGGTACAAACTATGGAACTGGCACAGTCAACCATATCACAACACTTAAATGAATTAAAGGCTGCCAACCTTCTGGAAGGAGAAATAAGAGGGAAAAAGATGTGTTATACGATCAACCTCGACAAATGGTATGGAACCAAGCAGCTTATAAACGATTATTTTATTTCTACCTCTAAATAG